One segment of Anatilimnocola aggregata DNA contains the following:
- a CDS encoding rhomboid family intramembrane serine protease, with the protein MRQLTTFKDEATAQRFAAWLVTQKIESHAEKEGEQWAVWVREEDQLAKAKTELAAYQAEPNSARYQGAERQAAALRLEEQKKRDQAQKNLIEMSGKWGKGMAQTRSSPITLAMIAACVLVAVLTSLGESRDPRILGTLQFSGGRLAAVQDADGELRMPVVPVWQSVKSGEVWRLVTPIFIHFGIMHLVFNLMWLYDLGGQAESIMKSGRFILFVLIVAVISNITEVFTGSFLNRPFFPAAGNFGGMSGVNYGLFGFIYIRSAVLHRGNYMLRPGTALMMFLWLFFCIGRDFMSADFAGGMSYVANGAHVGGLLIGMALAYVPKLFDPPGQ; encoded by the coding sequence ATGCGCCAACTGACTACTTTCAAGGATGAGGCCACTGCCCAGCGGTTCGCGGCGTGGCTGGTGACGCAGAAGATCGAATCGCATGCCGAGAAGGAAGGGGAGCAGTGGGCCGTCTGGGTGCGTGAGGAAGATCAACTTGCCAAGGCTAAAACTGAACTCGCCGCGTATCAAGCTGAGCCCAATAGTGCCCGCTATCAGGGGGCCGAACGTCAGGCAGCAGCGCTCAGGCTCGAAGAACAGAAGAAGCGCGACCAGGCGCAGAAAAATCTGATCGAGATGAGCGGCAAGTGGGGCAAAGGAATGGCCCAAACCCGCTCCAGCCCCATCACGCTCGCGATGATCGCCGCTTGCGTGCTGGTCGCCGTCCTGACCAGCCTGGGCGAATCGCGCGACCCGCGCATCCTGGGCACATTACAGTTTTCTGGCGGCCGGTTAGCTGCCGTCCAAGATGCCGACGGTGAATTGCGTATGCCTGTAGTGCCGGTTTGGCAAAGCGTGAAGTCGGGCGAAGTCTGGCGACTCGTCACGCCGATTTTCATTCACTTCGGCATTATGCATCTGGTTTTCAACCTGATGTGGCTGTACGACCTGGGGGGCCAGGCCGAATCGATTATGAAGAGCGGACGTTTCATCCTGTTCGTGCTGATCGTCGCTGTGATCTCCAATATAACTGAGGTCTTCACTGGTTCGTTTTTGAACCGACCTTTTTTCCCAGCCGCCGGCAATTTCGGCGGTATGTCGGGTGTGAACTACGGGCTATTCGGCTTCATTTACATCCGGTCGGCGGTCCTGCACCGAGGCAACTACATGCTCCGCCCGGGCACTGCCTTGATGATGTTCCTCTGGCTCTTTTTCTGCATTGGTCGCGACTTTATGTCCGCTGACTTCGCTGGCGGCATGTCATACGTCGCGAATGGCGCGCACGTTGGCGGCCTGCTCATTGGCATGGCACTCGCCTATGTGCCGAAGCTCTTCGATCCGCCCGGCCAGTAA